In a genomic window of Enterobacter asburiae:
- the rpsP gene encoding 30S ribosomal protein S16: protein MVTIRLARHGAKKRPFYQVVVTDSRNARNGRFIERVGFFNPLASGAEEETRLDLDRIAHWVGQGATVSDRVATLIKAANKAA, encoded by the coding sequence ATGGTAACTATTCGTTTAGCACGTCACGGCGCTAAAAAGCGTCCGTTCTACCAGGTTGTTGTGACTGACAGCCGTAATGCACGCAACGGTCGCTTCATCGAGCGCGTTGGTTTCTTCAACCCACTGGCCTCTGGCGCAGAAGAAGAAACTCGTCTGGATCTGGATCGTATCGCTCACTGGGTTGGCCAGGGCGCTACTGTTTCCGATCGCGTTGCTACGCTGATCAAAGCAGCAAACAAAGCAGCTTAA